One part of the Janthinobacterium sp. 17J80-10 genome encodes these proteins:
- a CDS encoding M57 family metalloprotease translates to MNMHTIAIARAGKPQHHGATLKTRLSLAALLLATATAAVHAENTGKSTQPLTVDKTITLWTSNNNTVPVCWETAGYDREKKIVKEAVQGTWEFHANLNFNGWDTTCPTDGDAQHVRMRIDAYGKENSGAQGSAPVFGTGALSKAADKRAGIIFQFNPDGTAKQSRVEYVAVHEFGHVLGFMHEQDGPGNVEGTEHCNKTTGTGDNAKPVTEYDRDSIMNYCNKFGNSRGDLSDVDIKGAHDVYGVRRQNLASRNSCSSALTKQAVSLAAPWNDGGYTTVAVFPSDRTKFLYHSQWNVKDGGWGDNVRWMSGDFNGDGLNDIAAAWNNGGTNVLTMRQSNGSGFAHVHWLVNAGGWMDSTVWLPGDFNGDGKTDVAGVWNNGGSVSIAVYLSDGTKFPGWAQWSDKDGGWMDNAKWVAGDFDGDGRTDIGAAWNNGGHTTLTLRRSTGSAFIHEHWLADAGDWTESGTFVAGDFNGDSRADIVRLWEDLGKTSSQVYLSSGTQFQAPVAWTTRDGGWGSEVKWTSGDFDGDGRTDLNATWNNGGTNVLTVRRSTGSAFSAAHWSTNAGGWMDSTAWCAGKFN, encoded by the coding sequence ATGAACATGCACACTATTGCCATTGCCAGGGCGGGGAAACCCCAGCACCATGGCGCGACCCTGAAAACCCGTCTGTCGCTGGCTGCGCTGCTGCTGGCAACTGCCACGGCTGCAGTCCATGCGGAAAACACGGGAAAATCGACCCAGCCGCTCACCGTGGACAAGACCATCACGCTCTGGACCAGCAACAACAATACGGTGCCGGTCTGCTGGGAAACCGCTGGCTATGACCGGGAAAAGAAAATCGTCAAGGAAGCAGTCCAGGGTACCTGGGAGTTTCATGCGAACCTGAATTTCAATGGCTGGGACACCACGTGCCCCACGGACGGCGATGCCCAGCATGTGCGCATGCGCATCGATGCGTATGGCAAGGAAAACTCGGGTGCGCAAGGCAGCGCGCCGGTGTTCGGCACAGGGGCGTTGAGCAAGGCGGCCGACAAGCGCGCCGGCATCATCTTCCAGTTCAATCCCGACGGCACGGCCAAGCAGAGCCGGGTCGAATATGTGGCGGTCCATGAATTCGGCCATGTGCTGGGCTTCATGCATGAGCAGGATGGCCCCGGCAACGTGGAAGGGACGGAACACTGCAACAAGACCACGGGCACCGGCGACAATGCCAAGCCGGTGACCGAGTATGACCGCGACTCGATCATGAATTACTGCAATAAGTTCGGCAATTCGCGCGGCGACCTGAGCGACGTCGATATCAAGGGCGCGCACGATGTGTATGGCGTGCGCCGGCAAAACCTGGCGTCGCGCAATTCCTGCTCTTCCGCCTTGACGAAGCAGGCGGTTTCGCTGGCCGCGCCCTGGAATGACGGCGGCTACACCACCGTTGCCGTGTTCCCGTCCGACCGCACCAAGTTCCTGTATCACTCGCAATGGAACGTCAAGGATGGCGGCTGGGGCGACAACGTCAGGTGGATGTCGGGCGATTTCAACGGCGATGGCTTGAATGACATTGCAGCGGCCTGGAACAATGGCGGCACCAACGTGCTGACGATGCGCCAATCCAACGGCAGCGGCTTTGCCCATGTCCATTGGCTGGTCAATGCCGGCGGCTGGATGGATAGCACGGTGTGGCTGCCAGGCGACTTCAATGGCGATGGCAAGACCGATGTCGCGGGCGTGTGGAACAATGGCGGCAGCGTCTCGATTGCAGTGTACCTGTCGGACGGCACGAAATTCCCTGGCTGGGCGCAATGGAGCGACAAGGATGGCGGCTGGATGGATAACGCCAAATGGGTGGCCGGTGACTTCGATGGCGACGGCCGCACGGATATCGGCGCAGCCTGGAACAACGGCGGCCACACCACCCTGACCTTGCGGCGCTCGACGGGCAGTGCATTCATCCACGAACACTGGCTGGCTGATGCTGGCGACTGGACCGAGTCCGGCACCTTCGTGGCCGGTGACTTCAACGGCGACAGCCGCGCCGATATCGTCCGGCTCTGGGAAGACCTGGGCAAGACCTCGAGCCAGGTGTATCTCTCCAGCGGCACGCAATTCCAGGCGCCGGTGGCGTGGACCACGCGCGACGGCGGCTGGGGCTCGGAAGTGAAGTGGACTTCAGGCGACTTTGACGGTGATGGACGCACAGACCTGAACGCCACCTGGAACAATGGCGGCACCAATGTCCTGACGGTACGGCGATCGACCGGCAGCGCCTTCAGCGCCGCGCACTGGTCCACCAATGCCGGTGGCTGGATGGATTCCACGGCTTGGTGCGCAGGCAAGTTCAACTAA
- a CDS encoding OsmC family protein — translation MIKKAWAIWRGGIKDGGGTISTETGVLNEAPYGFKARFEDGPGTNPEELIGAAHAGCFSMALSLMLGEAGLTAEKIETHADVTLEKVGEGFEITKSHLRVTAKIPNADQAKFEEIANKAKTGCPVSKLLKAQITMEATLEA, via the coding sequence ATGATCAAGAAAGCATGGGCAATCTGGCGTGGCGGCATCAAGGACGGCGGCGGCACGATTTCCACTGAAACGGGCGTCTTGAATGAAGCGCCCTATGGATTCAAGGCGCGCTTCGAAGACGGCCCCGGCACCAATCCGGAAGAATTGATTGGCGCTGCCCACGCCGGCTGCTTTTCGATGGCGCTGTCGCTCATGCTGGGCGAGGCAGGCCTGACCGCGGAAAAAATCGAAACGCACGCCGACGTTACACTGGAAAAAGTCGGTGAGGGCTTTGAAATCACGAAAAGCCACTTGCGCGTCACGGCAAAAATCCCCAATGCAGACCAGGCCAAGTTTGAAGAAATCGCCAACAAGGCCAAGACAGGCTGTCCCGTTTCCAAGCTCCTGAAGGCGCAAATCACCATGGAGGCAACGCTGGAGGCGTGA
- a CDS encoding excinuclease ABC subunit UvrA: MKKNEDKHTLHAPGQTRAGFVHVRGAREHNLKNVDVDIPRDALVVFTGISGSGKSSLAFGTLYAEAQRRYLESVSPYARRLFHQMPVPEVDAVDGLPPAVALQQQRGTPTTRSSVGSVTTLSNSLRMLYSRAGDYPPRQPLLYADAFSPNTADGACTQCHGLGRIYEVTEKSMVPDDTLTIRERAVAAWPPAWHGQNLRDILTTLGHDIDRPWRELPKKDRDWILFTDEQPVVPVYAGFTRQEVKQALRQKMEPSYQGTFTGARRYVLHTFANTESAAMKKRVAQYMVSSECPACGGKRLRREALSVKFAGYDIADISRLPLMRLAELIKPYEEGRVRGWEKLAARHPEKAIVTQRIAQDVAARLAVLLELGLGYLTLERSTPTLSPGELQRLRLATQVRSNLFGVVYVLDEPSAGLHPADSEALLHALGRLKASGNSLFVVEHSLDVMRHADWIVDVGPGAGKDGGAILYSGPPQGLRDTTASHTRRYLFVEEKSATRTPRQAKDWLRLEGVSRNNLHRLDVAFPLGALTSVTGVSGSGKSSLVSQVLVELVGAALGQALPVEAEDEEPFDRLEKADPGVTEGRIAGGMEAIRRLVRVDQKPIGRTPRSNLATYTGLFDYVRKLFAATKTSRARKYDAGRFSFNVAKGRCEHCEGEGFVMVELLFLPSVYAPCPTCHGARYNARTLEIAYRDKNIADVLSMTVDDAWAFFADEPAIHRSLSMLREVGLGYLRLGQPATELSGGEAQRIKLATELQRATRGNTLYILDEPTTGLHAADVEKLIVQLDGLAEAGNTVVVVEHDMRVVIASDWVIDIGPGAGEEGGKVVVAGPPANVAVNNKSITAPYLARFMALNLDADKDGLRQAG; the protein is encoded by the coding sequence ATGAAAAAAAACGAAGACAAGCATACTTTGCATGCTCCCGGTCAAACCCGTGCCGGCTTTGTGCATGTCCGTGGCGCGCGCGAACATAACCTCAAGAATGTCGATGTCGATATTCCCCGCGATGCCCTTGTGGTATTTACCGGAATTTCCGGCTCCGGGAAGTCGTCGCTTGCCTTCGGCACGCTGTATGCCGAAGCCCAGCGCCGCTATCTGGAATCGGTTTCGCCCTATGCGCGGCGCCTGTTCCATCAGATGCCCGTGCCGGAAGTCGATGCGGTCGATGGCTTGCCGCCGGCTGTGGCATTGCAGCAGCAGCGCGGCACCCCGACGACGCGCTCCTCTGTCGGCAGCGTCACGACGCTGTCGAATTCCCTGCGCATGCTGTACTCGCGCGCCGGCGACTATCCGCCCAGGCAGCCGCTGTTATACGCAGATGCCTTCTCTCCCAACACCGCCGATGGCGCATGCACGCAATGCCATGGCCTGGGCCGCATCTATGAGGTGACCGAGAAGTCGATGGTGCCTGACGATACGCTGACGATTCGCGAGCGTGCCGTGGCGGCCTGGCCGCCCGCCTGGCATGGCCAGAACCTGCGCGATATCCTGACCACGCTGGGCCATGACATCGATCGCCCATGGCGGGAGTTGCCAAAGAAAGACCGCGACTGGATCCTTTTCACCGATGAACAGCCCGTCGTGCCCGTCTATGCGGGCTTCACCCGCCAGGAAGTCAAGCAGGCGCTCAGGCAAAAAATGGAGCCCAGCTATCAAGGCACCTTCACCGGCGCGCGCCGGTATGTCTTGCATACGTTTGCCAATACCGAAAGCGCGGCGATGAAGAAGCGGGTGGCACAGTACATGGTCAGCAGCGAATGTCCGGCGTGCGGGGGCAAGCGCCTGCGGCGCGAAGCCTTGTCAGTGAAGTTTGCGGGTTACGATATCGCCGATATCTCCAGGTTGCCGTTAATGCGCCTTGCCGAATTGATCAAGCCGTATGAAGAGGGCAGGGTGCGCGGCTGGGAAAAGCTTGCAGCACGTCATCCGGAAAAAGCGATCGTGACCCAACGCATCGCGCAGGACGTGGCAGCCCGCCTTGCCGTTTTGCTTGAGCTGGGATTGGGGTACCTGACGCTGGAACGCAGCACGCCCACGCTCTCTCCGGGCGAGTTGCAGCGGCTACGCCTGGCAACCCAGGTGCGCTCGAACCTGTTCGGCGTGGTGTATGTGCTGGACGAGCCTTCCGCCGGCCTGCACCCGGCCGATAGCGAGGCGCTGCTGCATGCGCTCGGCCGCTTGAAAGCTTCCGGCAATTCGTTGTTCGTGGTGGAGCACTCGCTCGATGTCATGCGGCATGCGGACTGGATCGTCGATGTCGGCCCTGGCGCCGGCAAGGATGGCGGTGCGATACTCTATAGCGGCCCGCCGCAAGGCTTGCGCGACACAACGGCATCGCACACGCGCCGTTACTTGTTCGTGGAGGAAAAATCCGCCACGCGCACGCCGCGCCAGGCAAAAGACTGGCTGCGTCTGGAAGGGGTGTCGCGCAATAACCTGCATCGGCTGGACGTGGCCTTTCCGCTCGGCGCGCTCACCAGCGTGACAGGCGTCTCCGGTTCGGGAAAATCCAGCCTGGTCAGCCAGGTGTTGGTAGAGCTGGTGGGGGCGGCCCTTGGGCAGGCATTGCCGGTGGAAGCCGAGGATGAGGAGCCGTTCGATCGACTGGAGAAAGCCGATCCCGGCGTTACCGAAGGACGCATCGCCGGCGGGATGGAAGCGATCCGGCGGCTGGTGCGGGTCGATCAAAAGCCGATCGGCCGCACACCGCGTTCCAACCTGGCCACGTATACCGGGCTTTTCGATTACGTGCGCAAGCTTTTTGCCGCGACAAAAACATCGCGCGCGCGCAAATACGATGCCGGGCGATTCTCGTTCAATGTCGCCAAGGGACGCTGTGAGCACTGCGAAGGCGAAGGCTTTGTCATGGTCGAGCTTTTGTTCCTGCCGAGCGTCTATGCCCCTTGCCCAACCTGCCACGGGGCGCGTTATAACGCCAGGACCCTGGAGATTGCCTACCGGGACAAGAACATCGCCGATGTACTGAGCATGACGGTGGATGATGCCTGGGCCTTCTTTGCCGACGAGCCGGCAATCCATCGCTCGCTTTCAATGTTGCGGGAAGTGGGCCTGGGGTATCTGCGTCTCGGCCAGCCGGCAACCGAGTTGTCCGGCGGCGAAGCCCAGCGCATCAAGCTGGCAACCGAACTGCAGCGCGCAACGCGCGGCAATACCCTTTATATTCTGGACGAGCCGACCACCGGTTTGCATGCCGCCGATGTGGAAAAGCTCATCGTTCAGCTCGATGGGCTGGCCGAGGCCGGCAATACCGTGGTCGTGGTGGAGCACGACATGCGCGTGGTCATCGCCAGCGACTGGGTCATTGATATCGGCCCAGGTGCCGGCGAAGAAGGCGGCAAGGTGGTTGTGGCCGGACCACCGGCGAACGTGGCAGTGAACAATAAAAGCATCACGGCGCCTTATCTCGCGCGCTTTATGGCGTTGAATCTGGACGCGGACAAGGACGGCCTGCGGCAGGCAGGATAG
- a CDS encoding C13 family peptidase, which yields MHLFVYAGERTPAAVLADAVTPDGGKYRGPMVDGKFHGHGIIDWANGERYEGGFEDGLFSGKGKLTTETYAYEGEFKRGRMAGQGRYTVPSGETYVGQFADNLFNGHGKYQDGGGTYEGNFVKGVFQGTGKYTTSDYEYKGGFKQGKYAGQGQTTYKNGRRYTGTYADGLFHGKGRFETRDKLIYEGNFDKGEFVGQGTFQGADGSHYKGEFKNWKFHGKGKFRDAEGGEYQGEFKYGSFDGQGTYTYAKAQADGRTKDVGTWRYGALEDKLAEEKARNDVETALYNQRAMLDKAIAAIAPQDPDKIDLYLLAIGGDGSQEVFRREVEFVRKQFDRDFGTQGRSLALFNSRHTVAGLPMATVTSIRESIAAIARRMDKENDILFLYLTSHGSKDHKFTLNQNGIELPDLGAKELGKLLKESGIRWKVAVISACYSGGFIDPIKDKYTMVMTAARHDRTSFGCADENDFTYFGKAFFHDALPTAASFGDAFVTARKLIEKREAEDFKGGDGDKPASSHSEPQIHHSALLEQHLKQWKAQLPSPQQSAGKQPLASLAGK from the coding sequence ATGCACCTTTTCGTGTATGCCGGGGAACGGACGCCAGCCGCAGTGCTTGCCGACGCTGTCACGCCTGACGGGGGCAAATATCGCGGGCCGATGGTCGATGGCAAATTCCATGGCCACGGCATCATTGACTGGGCCAATGGCGAGCGCTATGAGGGCGGGTTTGAAGACGGCCTGTTTTCCGGAAAAGGCAAGCTCACGACTGAGACTTATGCCTATGAAGGCGAGTTCAAGCGCGGCAGGATGGCTGGACAGGGACGTTATACCGTGCCCAGTGGTGAAACCTATGTCGGCCAGTTTGCCGACAATCTTTTCAACGGTCATGGCAAGTACCAGGACGGGGGCGGCACTTACGAAGGGAACTTCGTCAAAGGCGTATTCCAAGGCACCGGCAAATATACGACGAGCGATTACGAATACAAGGGCGGGTTCAAGCAAGGGAAATATGCAGGCCAGGGGCAAACCACTTACAAAAATGGCCGTAGGTACACAGGAACATACGCAGACGGACTTTTTCACGGAAAAGGCCGGTTTGAGACGCGGGACAAGCTGATTTATGAAGGCAACTTCGATAAGGGCGAGTTCGTCGGCCAAGGCACGTTCCAGGGGGCAGACGGTTCCCATTACAAGGGGGAATTCAAAAACTGGAAATTCCATGGCAAGGGCAAGTTTCGCGATGCCGAGGGTGGTGAATACCAGGGCGAATTCAAATATGGCAGTTTCGATGGCCAGGGCACTTACACCTACGCCAAAGCGCAAGCAGACGGCCGCACCAAAGACGTCGGTACCTGGCGCTATGGCGCCCTGGAAGACAAGCTTGCAGAAGAAAAGGCCAGGAACGATGTCGAGACTGCGCTATACAACCAGCGGGCGATGCTCGACAAGGCCATTGCCGCGATTGCGCCGCAGGACCCGGACAAGATCGACCTCTACCTGCTGGCGATTGGCGGCGACGGTTCGCAGGAAGTGTTTCGCCGCGAAGTGGAATTCGTGCGCAAGCAGTTCGACCGCGATTTCGGCACGCAAGGGCGCTCCCTTGCCTTGTTCAACAGCCGGCATACGGTCGCCGGCCTTCCCATGGCAACGGTGACCAGTATCCGTGAAAGCATCGCCGCTATTGCCAGGCGCATGGACAAGGAAAACGACATCCTGTTTCTGTACCTGACCAGCCATGGATCGAAAGACCACAAATTCACGCTGAACCAGAACGGCATCGAGCTGCCGGACCTGGGCGCAAAGGAACTGGGCAAACTGCTGAAGGAGTCCGGCATCCGCTGGAAAGTGGCCGTTATCTCGGCGTGCTACTCTGGCGGCTTCATCGACCCGATCAAGGACAAGTACACGATGGTGATGACCGCTGCCCGCCACGACCGCACCTCTTTCGGCTGCGCCGATGAAAATGACTTTACCTATTTCGGCAAGGCGTTTTTCCATGACGCCCTCCCAACGGCGGCATCGTTTGGCGACGCCTTCGTCACCGCGCGCAAGTTGATTGAAAAGCGCGAGGCCGAGGATTTCAAGGGGGGCGACGGCGACAAGCCGGCCAGCAGCCATTCGGAACCGCAAATCCATCATTCTGCACTGCTGGAGCAGCACCTGAAGCAGTGGAAGGCGCAACTGCCGTCGCCGCAGCAGAGTGCCGGCAAGCAGCCGCTGGCCAGCCTTGCTGGAAAATAG
- a CDS encoding DMT family transporter: protein MSHARVIGMTALAMLAFAGNSLLCRVALKDTGIDAASFTTIRLVSGAVMLWLLVCTRRGTYSGSGSWLSALMLFAYAAGFSFAYLSLPAAAGALILFGAVQATMITHGIVRGERFRGRQLLGLVLAFGGLVGLMLPGLSAPPLYGSLLMLAAGGAWGIYSLRGKGAGDPLRVTAGNFIRAIPFAIVLSAFSFKAISVDGAGFWYALASGAITSGVGYAIWYTALPALKATNAATVQLSVPVIAALGGIVFLGESLTMRLAITSVAIIGGIALVVMSKAE, encoded by the coding sequence ATGTCACATGCTCGCGTCATTGGCATGACCGCACTTGCCATGCTGGCGTTTGCAGGCAATTCCCTGCTTTGCAGGGTGGCGCTAAAAGATACCGGCATTGATGCCGCCAGCTTTACGACCATCCGGCTGGTCTCCGGAGCGGTCATGCTCTGGCTGCTGGTGTGCACGCGGCGTGGCACCTACAGTGGCAGTGGCAGCTGGTTATCGGCGCTCATGCTGTTCGCTTATGCCGCCGGCTTTTCATTCGCCTATCTGAGCCTGCCTGCGGCCGCCGGGGCGCTCATACTCTTTGGCGCTGTCCAGGCCACTATGATCACGCACGGCATTGTCAGAGGCGAGCGTTTTCGGGGCCGGCAGCTGCTTGGCCTGGTGCTGGCATTCGGCGGACTCGTCGGCTTGATGTTGCCGGGACTGTCGGCGCCGCCACTGTACGGTTCACTCCTGATGCTCGCCGCAGGAGGCGCCTGGGGCATCTATTCCTTGCGTGGAAAAGGTGCGGGCGATCCCCTCAGGGTCACGGCAGGCAATTTTATTCGTGCAATACCCTTTGCGATTGTCTTGAGTGCGTTTTCGTTCAAGGCGATTTCCGTGGATGGCGCGGGGTTCTGGTACGCGCTTGCGTCAGGTGCGATCACCTCCGGCGTCGGCTATGCCATCTGGTACACCGCGCTGCCTGCGCTGAAAGCCACCAATGCCGCAACCGTGCAGCTAAGCGTCCCGGTGATTGCGGCGCTGGGCGGCATTGTCTTTCTGGGCGAATCCCTGACCATGCGCCTGGCGATCACGTCGGTTGCCATCATCGGCGGAATCGCGCTGGTGGTAATGTCCAAGGCAGAGTGA
- a CDS encoding anti-sigma factor, whose amino-acid sequence MNIRDNDSLRNKLAAEYVLGTLRGGARRRFESWLKDDANLRRETAEWHDRLAPLGELAPAVTPPARVWQAVEHKLWSGKRQPGPTWLRGLTSNLQFWRNLAIASSAMATILLAVMLTRPLDDVPAASYVAALADAAGQTTIVITGDSAKRRLVIKVVSPQSVAADKSLELWALPTGAPPRSLGLVAANGASSLPFPADLTPDAVPALAISLEPRGGSPNRNAPSGPVLFKGAWIDV is encoded by the coding sequence ATGAACATCCGCGACAATGACAGTCTGCGCAACAAGCTGGCAGCGGAATACGTATTGGGAACGCTGCGCGGTGGCGCGCGCCGGCGTTTTGAATCCTGGCTGAAGGATGACGCGAATCTGCGCCGGGAGACCGCCGAATGGCATGACAGGCTTGCGCCGCTTGGCGAACTGGCGCCTGCCGTGACGCCGCCGGCTCGGGTGTGGCAAGCGGTAGAACACAAGCTTTGGTCAGGCAAGCGGCAACCCGGCCCGACGTGGTTGCGTGGCTTGACGTCGAACCTGCAGTTCTGGCGTAACCTGGCGATTGCTTCTTCCGCAATGGCCACAATCCTGCTGGCAGTAATGCTGACCCGGCCACTGGACGACGTGCCGGCTGCAAGCTATGTCGCCGCCCTGGCAGATGCTGCAGGCCAAACGACAATTGTCATCACGGGCGACAGTGCAAAACGCAGACTGGTCATAAAGGTCGTCAGTCCCCAGAGCGTAGCAGCAGATAAAAGCCTGGAATTATGGGCGTTACCCACAGGTGCCCCGCCCCGGTCGCTTGGCCTCGTCGCGGCAAATGGCGCCTCATCGCTCCCCTTCCCTGCCGACCTCACGCCGGACGCGGTACCGGCTCTGGCAATTTCACTCGAGCCCAGGGGCGGCTCGCCAAACCGGAATGCGCCAAGTGGACCGGTCCTGTTCAAGGGTGCCTGGATTGACGTGTAG
- a CDS encoding sigma-70 family RNA polymerase sigma factor, which translates to MSTLDPQQLKAWLAATARHDRQAFRQLYDTTSPKLFGFALRILSRREAAEEVLQESFISIWNNASAYQASLAAPMTWMTTIVRNKAFDLLRRADHAVEIDADIYKEGGMQQATDELAGQAPTPLELVQLSENAAALAQCFKRLEGLHRQAIALAFYHDLSHGDVAEQMQLPIGTVKTWIRRGLERLRLCLAKWEGA; encoded by the coding sequence TTGTCGACTCTGGATCCGCAACAATTGAAAGCTTGGCTGGCCGCGACGGCCAGGCATGACAGGCAGGCTTTTCGCCAGCTCTATGACACGACATCGCCGAAACTGTTTGGCTTTGCCTTGCGTATATTGAGTAGGCGGGAAGCGGCAGAAGAGGTATTGCAGGAAAGCTTTATCAGCATCTGGAATAACGCATCCGCGTACCAGGCCAGCCTTGCCGCGCCGATGACATGGATGACGACAATCGTGCGCAACAAGGCATTTGATTTGCTGCGACGCGCCGACCATGCCGTCGAAATCGATGCAGACATTTACAAGGAGGGGGGCATGCAGCAGGCAACGGATGAACTGGCTGGCCAGGCCCCCACCCCCCTCGAACTCGTCCAGCTCAGCGAAAATGCAGCGGCGCTGGCGCAATGTTTCAAGCGGCTGGAGGGCTTGCACCGGCAAGCCATCGCACTCGCGTTCTATCATGACCTCTCTCATGGCGACGTCGCCGAGCAAATGCAGCTGCCGATCGGCACTGTAAAAACCTGGATCCGCCGCGGCCTGGAGCGCTTGAGGCTTTGCCTGGCCAAATGGGAGGGCGCATGA
- a CDS encoding fasciclin domain-containing protein, protein MKKISHAMILSLSLAAASLAVAADPVMVGGQSMFPAKDIIDNAVNSADHTTLVAAVKAAGLVDTLKGKGPFTVFAPTNAAFGKLPAGTVDTLVKPESKATLTKILTYHVVPGKYDFDALSKGIAKNNGKLELATASGGKLWFAKNGMHNIHVKDEAGNGANISTYDVYQSNGVINVIDTVLMPK, encoded by the coding sequence ATGAAAAAAATCAGCCACGCAATGATTCTGTCCCTGTCCCTCGCCGCTGCCAGCCTGGCAGTTGCCGCCGATCCCGTAATGGTTGGCGGCCAGAGCATGTTCCCGGCCAAAGACATCATCGATAACGCCGTCAATTCCGCCGACCACACGACGCTCGTGGCTGCCGTCAAAGCCGCAGGCCTGGTCGACACGCTCAAGGGAAAAGGCCCGTTTACCGTCTTCGCCCCGACCAATGCCGCCTTCGGCAAATTGCCAGCAGGTACAGTCGATACACTGGTAAAGCCGGAAAGCAAGGCGACACTGACCAAAATCCTGACTTATCACGTCGTCCCGGGAAAGTATGACTTTGACGCCCTGTCCAAGGGAATCGCGAAAAACAATGGCAAGCTTGAGCTTGCCACGGCAAGCGGCGGCAAGCTCTGGTTTGCCAAGAACGGGATGCACAATATCCATGTCAAGGATGAAGCTGGCAATGGCGCCAATATCAGTACCTATGACGTGTATCAGTCGAACGGGGTCATCAACGTGATCGATACCGTGCTGATGCCGAAGTAA
- a CDS encoding oxidoreductase-like domain-containing protein, whose amino-acid sequence MNDDSQTLAPDSAYQARQWIAGLSAKLAERGIVLRDPPEEPTSCCGRGCNGCVWEGYFNAVGYWCEQAQEALQKQG is encoded by the coding sequence ATGAACGACGATTCCCAAACTCTTGCACCTGACAGCGCCTATCAAGCCAGGCAATGGATTGCCGGCCTCAGTGCAAAGCTGGCCGAGCGCGGCATTGTGCTGCGTGATCCGCCGGAAGAACCCACCAGTTGCTGCGGCCGTGGCTGCAATGGTTGCGTATGGGAAGGGTATTTCAATGCAGTCGGCTACTGGTGCGAGCAGGCGCAGGAAGCTTTACAGAAGCAAGGCTGA